From one Thermithiobacillus tepidarius DSM 3134 genomic stretch:
- a CDS encoding response regulator, whose amino-acid sequence MAKTVMIVDDSASIRQVVGIALKGAGYDVIEAADGKDALGKLNGQKVHLIISDVNMPNMDGISFVKEVKQLPSYKFTPVIMLTTESQESKKQEGQAAGAKAWVVKPFQPAQMLAAVSKLIMP is encoded by the coding sequence ATGGCCAAAACCGTCATGATCGTGGACGACTCCGCGTCCATTCGCCAAGTGGTCGGCATCGCCCTCAAGGGTGCCGGCTACGATGTGATCGAGGCCGCCGACGGCAAGGATGCGCTCGGCAAGCTCAACGGCCAGAAGGTGCATCTCATCATCAGCGACGTGAACATGCCCAACATGGACGGCATCAGCTTCGTCAAGGAAGTCAAGCAGTTGCCGAGCTACAAGTTCACGCCCGTGATCATGCTGACCACCGAGTCCCAGGAGAGCAAGAAGCAGGAGGGCCAGGCGGCCGGAGCCAAGGCCTGGGTGGTCAAGCCTTTCCAGCCTGCGCAGATGCTGGCCGCCGTCTCCAAGCTGATCATGCCCTGA